The stretch of DNA CGATCGCCGCTCCGGTCTACACTTATGAGCTATTGCCTCAACCCCCTATGCCTATCGCCGCAAAATTTGGCTGAAGCGCAGTTCTGCCAAAGCTGCGGTATGCGCCTGCAGGTGAACAATCGCTATCGGGCGATTCGTCCCTTGGGGCATGGGGGATTTGGCAAAACCTACCTAGCGGTGGATGAACATATTCCATCTCGACCGCCCTGTGTGATCAAGCAATTTTTTCCGGGCAATCTATCGGGCGATCGCTTAGACAAGGCCACCCACCTGTTCCACGAAGAAGCCAACCGCCTCGATCATCTATCACCCCATCCCCAAATTCCTCACCTCCTGGCCCACTTTTCGGAAGATCGCTACCACTACCTGGTGCAGTCCTTTGTGGATGGTCAAACCCTAGAGCAAGAGGTTGCCCAGTCGGGGCCGTTCACCGAGGCGCAGATTCGGCATGTGCTGGGTGATCTTTTGCCTGTGCTGGCCTTCATCCATCAGGCCCAGGTGATCCACCGCGATATCAAGCCCGCCAATATCATTCGACGGCGATCGGATCGTCAGTTGGTGTTGGTGGACTTTGGGGCGGCTAAGCTTACCAGCGCTGCGGCACTGCAGCAAACTGGGACGGTGATTGGCAGTGCGGGCTATGCAGCGCCGGAGCAAACCGGCGGCAAGGCGGTGTTTGCTAGCGATCTCTATAGTCTAGGCGTCACCTGCATTCATCTGTTGACCGATGTGCCTCCCTTTGATCTCTATTCCTTCACCGAAGGGGCCTGGATCTGGCGCGACTATCTGCGCAGTCCTATTCATAGTGAGCTAGGCCTGTTGCTGGATCGTTTGCTGCAGCCGGCCATCAGTCAGCGCTATCAGTCTGCCCAAGAAGCGATCGCTGCCCTGCGCTATGTGAATACGCTGCCGGATATGGGGGAAGAAGCCGTCCTTGGCCCCAAACTGCCGCCCCCACCGCCGCCCTCTCGACATTCCACTACCCAACTGCCTGACATCCAGCCGACAATGCCCCTGGCTTGGCGCTGTGTCTATACCTTGGAGGGTCATGCCAACTCCGTGGCCGCGATCGCCACCAGTCCCAATGGCAAGCTCTTTGCCAGCGGCAGCTTCGACCGCACCATTAAGCTATGGCATTTGGGCACCGGTGCCTTGGTGAGCACCTTTGAAGGACATCTATCGCCGGTGCTGTCGGTGGTGTTTAGCCTAGATGGCCGCTCCTTGATTAGCGGCAGTGTAGACGACTCCATTCGCCTATGGGACGTGGCTACGGGGCAGCAGTCGTCCACCCTCACGGATACGGCGGCCTCGGTGATGGCGCTGTCGGTGGAAATCAGTCCCGATGGTCAAGCCTTGGTGAGCGGCAGTGATGACCATACGGTGAAAGTTTGGCATTTGCAAACCGGTCGCTTGTTGCGCAGTATTCGCCATCCCCGAGCGGTGTCAGCGGTAGACATTAGCCCCGACGGCAAGATTCTGGTGAGCGGCAGTAATGACAATATTATCTGGCTGTGGAATTTCAGTACGGGTGAACTGATGCACAAACTCACGGATCACCAGCGGGATATTAATTCCCTGGCGATTAGCCCCGATAGCAAGATGTTGGCCAGCGGCAGCAGTGACAATACCATTAAGCTTTGGGATTTGCGCAAAGGGCGACTGTGGCGAACGCTCACCGGGCATCTAGACTGGGTGCGGGTGGTCTGCATCAGTCCCGATGGCCGTACCTTGGCCAGCGGCGGCGATGACTGCACCATTAAGCTTTGGGATCTAAAAACTGGGCGGCTGCGCCATACCTTAGCGGGCTACTGTCATGGTCATCAAAAGGGCGTCAATGCCCTAGCGTTTAGCCGCGATAATCGTACCTTGATCAGCGGTAGTGGCGATCGCACCATCAAAATCTGGCGCTATCAGTAGGCGATTTCAGCAACCGATCTGAATTCCCTAGTTTCGCGGTTGTAGTCTTGAGGAGATATCGATATTGTGAGTCCGTTGAGATCTTGCCTATCATGACCATTGAAGCGTTTTACGTCCAGCTTGCAGACTTGCGCATTCCCATTGCCGTGCTGGTGTTTGCGGCCCCCTGGATCACCTATTTACTCTGCGTGGCGATTCCAGGTAAGACAGAAGAGCCTCTGCTGCTCAGCATCAATCTAGGGTTAGCGATCGCTGGCTTTTTATTGTTGATTGGCTATTTATCCTACGCGGTCAATATAGGCGGCTGGCGGCTGGTGGTGACGACGGCGGATCTGCTGCTCTTAGTGTTGCCGCTCTACCACATGCTGGTATCCCTATGGCTGTCGCGACGGCGCTTGCCCCTGCACCTCATCCCAGCCTTTCGTACCTTCCAGGGGTTGATCATGATGGCGGCAGCCTTTTTGTTCTTATCCTGGCTAGGAGCACGGATAAGAATTATCTTTTTCTCCTTTGTGCCATTTTCCACCTTCCTGGTTTTGCTAGCTATTGTGGTGGGCATTGGCTATGCTGGATATCGCAAAATCACCGACTAATATCAAGTCTTCAAAATGTTGCTTCTTCTAAATGTCGCTACATCGTTTAAGACGCCTCCAAGTCCCTCGCTCTCTGGAAGAGGGATTTAGGGTGAAGGTAACATGTAGCGGGCTATCCAAGAATTGCTATAACTTGCAGGGTACTGAGATCAATCTATGGTGACGGCGGCCTATTGCTATGGCGATCCCTATCTAGACTCGGCAGAGCAGCCCGATTGGCCCTGCCCCATTGATCGTCTCTATCAAGACTGGGGCGATCGCCTGCAGCTTGATCAATTATTCACCGATTGCCGCGCCGGTTTAATCACGTCAATTCTGGTGCGCCGTTTGGGAGAGTTAGGGGATTCTTTATCTGAAGTGAGCGATCGCCTCGTTGTGCTAGAACAGTTGGGGATTCCCCTCACGCCCCTAGACGATGATCAGCCTCATCCGGATAGCCTAGAGCGATCGCAGATGATCGACCTCTTTCGTCAGCTCCAGCAGCAGCAGCGTGGGCGAACGATTCAGCGGGGTCATGCCAAAAATCGGGTGAATGCCCTGCCGCCGCCTGGAAAAGCTCCCTATGGCTACCGGCGCGGCAAGGATCGCTACGTCATTGATCGCAGCACAGCTCCCATTGTCAAAGCCTTGGTGGAACACTTTTTGCTCTACGGCACCCTGCGGGGCAGTGTCCGTCAGATTAATCAACAGTTTGGTAAGAAATTTTCGGTATCCACCGGCCGCCGCTGGCTCACCAGTCCGATCTATCGCGGCGATTTGCAGTACCACACCGGGGATGTAATCTCCGATACCCACGCGCCGCTGATCTCCCGCGATGAAGCAGCCCAAATTGATCGCCTCATGCGTCGCAATCGCCGTTTGCCGCCCAAAACCGCCAGCGCCCCTCGTTCTCTGGCGGGCTTGGTGACCTGTCAGACCTGTCAGTCGGGAATGACCGTGACCCGCGTCAATCGGCGACAGAGCGCTACGGAATACCTCTATCTGCGCCCCATGGCTTGCCCGCGGCTATCGCTCAAGTGCAGCGCCATCGCCTACGGGGAGGTGTTAGACCAGGCTATTCAGCGGATTTGTCAGGATTTACCCAAGGCGATCGCTGCCCTAGAGTTGCCGGATATCGACGGACTGCAGCAGGCGATCGGTGGACAGATTGCCGTGAAGCAAGACATTCTACAGCGCCTACCCACCTTGGTGGAGCAGGGCATTCTTGATGACCAAACCGCTAGTCTGCGCAGCTATACGCTCAAAACCGAACTGTCGGCCCTGCGCGATCGCCAGGCCCAACTGCCGCCTGCCAATCTGAAGGCGATCGCCCAAACCCTGTCGATTCCCCAATTTTGGCATGATCTATCGGAGTCGGAGCGGCGGGTTTATTTTCGAGAGTTCATTGACCAAATCCACCTGATTCGCTCAGAAGAGGATCCCCAATCCTGGAGCCTGGATCTCGACTTCATTTTTCAGTCGCTGTATGGCGATCGCCCTCCTTCTTAGTCCGGACGGCTGTGGATCGTGACGGGTTGCGCTATGGGATCGGCCAGCTCAGCCCGAGCGGTAATCACCCCGTTCTTGCCCAACTCCCCCATAATGAAAACAGAGACAAACCAGGTGGAGAAAACGGCATGGATCGCTCAAAACTAGTTGCGATCGCCACGGGAGCGGTCGCTGTTTTGCTGAGTGTGGCCTATTTATTGATTGTGCAACTGCTCGATTTTCGGGGCGAGATGAAACCCGCCCCGATTACAGAAGAGTCCACCACGCCGGTGGCGATCGTTAGGCTGCCCCTAGTCTCGAATGCGCTCCAGCAGCACCCCTTGGCTATCCTTTAGCTCAAAAAGGCGCAGTTCGTCGGGGTCGCTGTCGTCGAGTTCTAGCCCTGGTGTAGCCAGAGCAATGCGCCATTCGCTGAGATCAAGCTGTAGCCAGTCGCCCAGGGTGACGTCAATAGGTTTGCCGCCCATATGGGTGACCAGCGCCACCTGCTCTAGCTCGTCATCACAGTCTGCACAGGTGCGCAGACCATAGAATACCGTGCGTTGTTTATCGCTAATTCGATTAAAGCGATCGCTGCCGCCGAGGTTTTCCGCTAGCCAGGGATGCTGATGCCGATAGTGTCGCACCTGCAGCCCAAAATGGGTTAAAACCGGATCGACGTCATCCATGTAATGTTTGATATTACAGATGTCGTGGGCATCTTCCATGAAGCCCATGGCGAAGGATTTAAGGGCAGGGACATCCACATGGTTGAGGAAGGGGGCGCGATCGGGATGTTGCAGATCATACATCGCCGATACTTCGCAGTAGTCGGGATTGTCGCCTAGGCAACGTTGACACATGCGCGCCACCGCGTCGAGGTCATAGTCTGTTTTCAGCAAGGCTTCGCTGAGGGCCGTGCAAAAGGTTTTCAGGGCTTTAAGATCCCTAAATCCTAGTGCCTTGAGCCGCAGGAAGGCCCAGGGTTGGTCATACAACTCGGGTTCAATCTGCCAATCCAAAAAGCCCACTTCCTCGGCTGCTACCTTGACGCCGTAGCGATCGTCGGTATTGCGGAAAAACAGCCAGGGAGCCCACATCATGGCGTTGATGAAATCCATGGGCAGCCCTGGACTAAAGCCATAGACCCAGAGTTTCACCGCTGGATTATCGTAGGCATTGCGCAGCACCTGGGGCAGGGTTTTGCCAAGATTCCAGTTGATCTTGGCATCCAGGAGAATTTGGTTACCGCGCCGCACGGTGTCGTGGTTGGCGCAGCCGGTAATCCAATGATCGCCTTGAATTAACACCTCACTCACCCGCTGCCATTTCTTATCCCAAAAGCCTTCTAGGGCTGGGGTATTGTGGGCAAAAATTAAGGGCCCCCATTGATAAGAGGCGGGCTGGAGTTCGATTAAGTCGCGGTAGGTGGAGGTTTCTTCCCACCCTTCTTGGGGCCAAGGACGACCATCTTCAAAAATGGTGAACATCAGGCGCTGACAGCCGTTGATTTCTTGCACCACATCGCTCATGGCTAGGAGATAAGCATCATCCTGTTCCACTAAGCCGGTGAGGGGATTGAACCAACGGAAATCCTGCCCGCCATCCACGCGAATACCGTCGGCTCCGGTGTTAATCTTGCGGCGCTGCATTTCCAGCAAAATAGCCCGTACGGTAGGAAGCTGGTGGTTCAGGTCTTGCCCGTACATATTGGGCCCTTTGAGAAACTGGCGGTTGAGCAATTCCTCGCCTTGGTTGTCGGCATGACCATAGACCAAGTCGTAGATCACCTGAATGGGCCCGGTGGAAAAGGTGTGTAGGGTGGTGATGAAGTCGATCATCTCGTCGGGGCGCAGGCTGCTGAGCAGGGCAGGATTAGTGGCTGCTGAGCCGAGGATGGGAACGTCATAGCCCCAGTTATGGGTGTTGGGTTTGCGCAGGGTGACTTGGCGCTGTTCTTGATCCTTGAAAATGGGATGCTGATCGGTGATCACCTGATCGGAGGTGAGGTCGATGGTCAGGTCGGGTTCATCGGAGTTGGTATTGGAGGCGATCGCAAAAAATTCGTGGGTGAAGTTATCGCCTTCAATACGGTATTCGATGGTAGGTTCGACGGGCAAAAGCTGCACGGCGTCGTAGCCAATGTAGTTCTCTTCTGCGCCGGTGAGCGGTAGCCCTTGGTCTAGCTTGTCGGAAATCTGACGATACAAGTCCGTCAACCCTGCTAGATAGCCGGTGGGGGAGGCGGTGGTGATGTGTAGTTGCAGGATATTACGGGGCGCTGGAACGCGGGGAATGGTGCCTTCTTCGTCACACTGAGAGGTGCGGCGCAGGTAGTCGAGATCGGCGCGCTGCTGCTGGATGGAATCCATGTCGTAGAGTTCCGCAGGCGCAAAGACACCGTAGGGCATGGAAACGGCCAGGGGATCGCGAATAATCCGCAGGTAGTGGTGGGGACTGAGGGCCCGTAGCCAGTAGAACGAGCCGGCCCGATCGCGCCGTCCAGGCTGCATTCCCGCCAACACGCCCCAAATGTATTCTCCCTGCTGCATCAGCGGGATGCGATCGCACTGGAAGCGTACGGTCTGTTCGGGGGCCTGAAAGTCGATGGCATCTAGGGGGGTGAATATTTCTAGAAAAATATCCCGTTCCGACTGGATGACTTCACTGGCGAGTCGCGGTGTCCAGAAGCCAATTTCGGTGAGACCGTCTGGTCGGTAATGGGCTCCCAGTCGCCGTGCCAACTGTTGACTTTTATGAAAATAGGTTTCATCCGAATCGTTAACGGCGATCGCCCAGTCGAGGAGGGCTTGGGTTTCGTCTTCAACTAAAGCAATCTGAGTGGCAGTGGTGACCATGAAGCAAAGTTCTGAAGAATGCGGGTAGCAACGTCTAAAAACTTGGAGCAGCCAATGCC from Leptolyngbya sp. CCY15150 encodes:
- a CDS encoding recombinase family protein produces the protein MVTAAYCYGDPYLDSAEQPDWPCPIDRLYQDWGDRLQLDQLFTDCRAGLITSILVRRLGELGDSLSEVSDRLVVLEQLGIPLTPLDDDQPHPDSLERSQMIDLFRQLQQQQRGRTIQRGHAKNRVNALPPPGKAPYGYRRGKDRYVIDRSTAPIVKALVEHFLLYGTLRGSVRQINQQFGKKFSVSTGRRWLTSPIYRGDLQYHTGDVISDTHAPLISRDEAAQIDRLMRRNRRLPPKTASAPRSLAGLVTCQTCQSGMTVTRVNRRQSATEYLYLRPMACPRLSLKCSAIAYGEVLDQAIQRICQDLPKAIAALELPDIDGLQQAIGGQIAVKQDILQRLPTLVEQGILDDQTASLRSYTLKTELSALRDRQAQLPPANLKAIAQTLSIPQFWHDLSESERRVYFREFIDQIHLIRSEEDPQSWSLDLDFIFQSLYGDRPPS
- a CDS encoding serine/threonine-protein kinase — its product is MPVPFQRRSPLRSTLMSYCLNPLCLSPQNLAEAQFCQSCGMRLQVNNRYRAIRPLGHGGFGKTYLAVDEHIPSRPPCVIKQFFPGNLSGDRLDKATHLFHEEANRLDHLSPHPQIPHLLAHFSEDRYHYLVQSFVDGQTLEQEVAQSGPFTEAQIRHVLGDLLPVLAFIHQAQVIHRDIKPANIIRRRSDRQLVLVDFGAAKLTSAAALQQTGTVIGSAGYAAPEQTGGKAVFASDLYSLGVTCIHLLTDVPPFDLYSFTEGAWIWRDYLRSPIHSELGLLLDRLLQPAISQRYQSAQEAIAALRYVNTLPDMGEEAVLGPKLPPPPPPSRHSTTQLPDIQPTMPLAWRCVYTLEGHANSVAAIATSPNGKLFASGSFDRTIKLWHLGTGALVSTFEGHLSPVLSVVFSLDGRSLISGSVDDSIRLWDVATGQQSSTLTDTAASVMALSVEISPDGQALVSGSDDHTVKVWHLQTGRLLRSIRHPRAVSAVDISPDGKILVSGSNDNIIWLWNFSTGELMHKLTDHQRDINSLAISPDSKMLASGSSDNTIKLWDLRKGRLWRTLTGHLDWVRVVCISPDGRTLASGGDDCTIKLWDLKTGRLRHTLAGYCHGHQKGVNALAFSRDNRTLISGSGDRTIKIWRYQ
- the gghA gene encoding glucosylglycerol hydrolase, with amino-acid sequence MVTTATQIALVEDETQALLDWAIAVNDSDETYFHKSQQLARRLGAHYRPDGLTEIGFWTPRLASEVIQSERDIFLEIFTPLDAIDFQAPEQTVRFQCDRIPLMQQGEYIWGVLAGMQPGRRDRAGSFYWLRALSPHHYLRIIRDPLAVSMPYGVFAPAELYDMDSIQQQRADLDYLRRTSQCDEEGTIPRVPAPRNILQLHITTASPTGYLAGLTDLYRQISDKLDQGLPLTGAEENYIGYDAVQLLPVEPTIEYRIEGDNFTHEFFAIASNTNSDEPDLTIDLTSDQVITDQHPIFKDQEQRQVTLRKPNTHNWGYDVPILGSAATNPALLSSLRPDEMIDFITTLHTFSTGPIQVIYDLVYGHADNQGEELLNRQFLKGPNMYGQDLNHQLPTVRAILLEMQRRKINTGADGIRVDGGQDFRWFNPLTGLVEQDDAYLLAMSDVVQEINGCQRLMFTIFEDGRPWPQEGWEETSTYRDLIELQPASYQWGPLIFAHNTPALEGFWDKKWQRVSEVLIQGDHWITGCANHDTVRRGNQILLDAKINWNLGKTLPQVLRNAYDNPAVKLWVYGFSPGLPMDFINAMMWAPWLFFRNTDDRYGVKVAAEEVGFLDWQIEPELYDQPWAFLRLKALGFRDLKALKTFCTALSEALLKTDYDLDAVARMCQRCLGDNPDYCEVSAMYDLQHPDRAPFLNHVDVPALKSFAMGFMEDAHDICNIKHYMDDVDPVLTHFGLQVRHYRHQHPWLAENLGGSDRFNRISDKQRTVFYGLRTCADCDDELEQVALVTHMGGKPIDVTLGDWLQLDLSEWRIALATPGLELDDSDPDELRLFELKDSQGVLLERIRD